From the genome of Spinacia oleracea cultivar Varoflay chromosome 2, BTI_SOV_V1, whole genome shotgun sequence, one region includes:
- the LOC110784889 gene encoding transcription factor MYB13, whose amino-acid sequence MGKGRKPCCDKAGVKRGPWSQAEDFKLISFIQNHGHNNWRALPKLAGLARCGKSCRLRWVNYLRPDLKRGDFNPHEEEAIIKLHQVLGNKWSKIASHFPGRTDNEIKNVWNTHLKKRLKDKGSNNDSQVSLSSSSSSSSCNNNTSSTPNEVLDGSNKVQQVLIAHQTIIINNNNNNNNNNNDDNDNNVEYSSSSSTSYNSQTSFSNHQITINNDMNPSMVENVGDHKDETMENYTENILDELIEIPYEPNLDLWELLQGENEVQFKDVDTPISENDNKNENVKQGGESWWWLVYLENELGLDHQNHQSTNNDFFSDINFHLSSPN is encoded by the exons ATGGGTAAAGGAAGAAAGCCATGTTGCGACAAAGCCGGTGTGAAAAGGGGACCGTGGTCTCAAGCTGAGGATTTTAAGCTCATCTCCTTCATTCAAAACCATGGTCATAATAATTGGCGAGCTCTTCCTAAACTTGCAG GATTAGCACGTTGTGGGAAAAGTTGTCGCTTAAGATGGGTTAATTACCTCCGACCAGATCTCAAACGCGGTGATTTCAATCCCCATGAAGAGGAAGCCATAATCAAGCTACATCAAGTGCTAGGAAACAA ATGGTCAAAGATAGCATCACATTTCCCAGGAAGAACGGACAATGAGATCAAGAATGTATGGAACACTCACTTAAAGAAACGTCTCAAAGATAAAGGAAGTAACAATGATTCTCAAGTATCAttatcttcatcatcatcatcatcatcatgtaATAACAATACATCATCTACTCCTAATGAGGTTCTTGATGGAAGCAACAAAGTACAACAAGTCCTAATTGCACACCAaacaatcatcatcaacaacaacaacaacaacaacaacaacaacaacgatgACAATGACAATAATGTCGAGTATTCAAGCTCTTCTTCAACCTCTTACAATTCGCAAACCTCGTTTTCAAACCATCAAATAACCATTAATAATGATATGAACCCTAGTATGGTCGAAAATGTGGGTGATCACAAAGATGAAACAATGGAAAATTACACCGAAAATATATTAGATGAGCTAATTGAAATTCCGTATGAGCCTAACTTGGACTTATGGGAGTTGTTACAAGGCGAAAATGAAGTCCAATTCAAAGATGTTGACACTCCAATCTCTGAAAATGACAACAAGAATGAAAATGTTAAGCAAGGTGGTGAAAGCTGGTGGTGGTTAGTATACTTGGAAAATGAACTTGGACTTgatcatcaaaatcatcaatcTACCAATAATGACTTCTTTTCAGATATTAATTTCCATCTAAGTTCACCTAATTAG
- the LOC110784695 gene encoding jasmonate-induced oxygenase 4-like, translating into MANQESSESKLVAENGDEIPAEYLEKDGLSEAIDIPDTWKDSLLLDLSLLSSSTPASEPEHVKLRSALSEWGCFQIKNHGIESSFQEELIEVSKQFFALASEEKLKYSASDVFLGYGSDNYGKDGQSNWNYRITLVISPDGKRDLQLWPQKPEKFRGMIDEYSKKLLAMTEVIYKAMAKSLNLEQDCFLNHPATQGAIVGRFGYYPRCPCPERVLGVKPHTDGSTMTIVLGDDQVEGLQIKKDDQWYKVPVNPGVLFVNLGDIGEVMTNGVFKAAVHRVVTNSSKGRISVTGFCIPEKKTHIEPLSELVSLHRPQMFKKLNTDEYWKIYYENYPYGKVRKTIDVFRF; encoded by the exons ATGGCGAATCAAGAATCATCAGAATCAAAGCTAGTAGCTGAAAATGGTGATGAAATACCAGCAGAGTACTTGGAAAAAGATGGTCTCTCTGAAGCAATTGACATCCCTGACACGTGGAAGGATAGTCTCCTCCTTGATTTATCACTCCTCTCTTCATCAACACCGGCAAGCGAACCTGAACATGTAAAACTCCGATCAGCCCTTTCTGAATGGGGTTGCTTTCAG ATTAAAAATCATGGAATAGAGAGCTCATTCCAGGAAGAGTTGATTGAAGTTTCCAAGCAATTCTTCGCACTTGCTTCGGAGGAGAAGCTCAAGTACAGTGCAAGTGATGTCTTCCTAGGCTACGGAAGTGATAATTATGGTAAAGATGGACAATCAAATTGGAATTATAGGATTACTCTAGTCATTAGTCCGGATGGAAAACGCGATCTCCAACTCTGGCCGCAGAAGCCGGAGAAATTCAG GGGAATGATAGATGAGTACTCCAAGAAATTATTGGCCATGACTGAAGTTATTTACAAGGCAATGGCAAAGTCGCTAAACTTAGAACAAGATTGCTTCTTAAATCATCCAGCTACACAAGGGGCAATAGTAGGAAGGTTCGGTTACTATCCCCGTTGCCCATGCCCTGAACGTGTTCTTGGTGTCAAACCACATACAGATGGATCGACAATGACAATTGTTTTAGGTGATGACCAAGTCGAAGGCCTCCAAATCAAGAAAGATGATCAATGGTACAAGGTCCCGGTCAATCCAGGCGTCCTGTTTGTTAACTTAGGTGACATAGGAGAGGTAATGACTAATGGGGTGTTTAAGGCCGCGGTGCATAGGGTGGTCACAAATTCATCTAAGGGGAGAATATCCGTGACTGGGTTCTGTATACCGGAAAAGAAAACTCATATCGAACCACTTAGTGAACTGGTTAGTCTTCATCGGCCTCAAATGTTTAAGAAGCTCAACACTGATGAGTATTGGAAGATATATTATGAGAACTACCCCTATGGAAAAGTGCGTAAAACAATAGATGTATTCAGATTTTAA